A window of the Paralichthys olivaceus isolate ysfri-2021 chromosome 5, ASM2471397v2, whole genome shotgun sequence genome harbors these coding sequences:
- the LOC109634200 gene encoding hemoglobin subunit beta-A, protein MVQWSGPERAAISSLWGKIDVGEIGPQALTRLLIVYPWTQRHFTSFGNLSSNAAILGNEKVAEHGKTVMGGLERAVKNMDDIKNAYTKLSVMHSEKLHVDPDNFRLLAECISVCVAAKFGPSVFTADVQEAWQKFLAVVVSALGKQYH, encoded by the exons ATGGTCCAGTGGTCAGGTCCTGAGCGCGCCGCCATCAGTTCCCTGTGGGGAAAAATCGATGTGGGGGAGATTGGACCCCAGGCTCTGACCAG GCTTTTGATTGTATATCCGTGGACTCAGAGACACTTCACATCATTTGGCAACCTGTCCAGCAACGCCGCCATCCTGGGAAATGAGAAAGTTGCAGAGCATGGCAAGACAGTGATGGGAGGGCTGGAAAGAGCTGTGAAGAACATGGACGACATCAAGAACGCCTACACCAAGCTGAGCGTGATGCACTCTGAGAAGCTCCATGTGGATCCTGATAACTTCAGG CTTCTTGCTGAGTGCATCAGTGTGTGCGTGGCTGCCAAGTTCGGCCCCTCCGTCTTCACCGCTGATGTCCAGGAGGCCTGGCAGAAGTTCCTGGCTGTGGTTGTGTCTGCTCTGGGCAAACAGTACCACTGA
- the LOC109634204 gene encoding hemoglobin subunit alpha-A-like, which produces MSLSGKDKRVVMEIWEKVAPKSAEIGAEALGRMLVVNPQTKTYFSHWVDLTPESTQVRKHGATIMAAVGEAVGLMDDLPGALTKLSELHAFKLRVDPANFKILAHNIILVMAMYFPNDFTAEVHVSVDKFLQNLALALSERYR; this is translated from the exons ATGAGTCTCTCTGGGAAAGACAAGCGCGTGGTGATGGAAATCTGGGAAAAAGTGGCCCCAAAGTCTGCTGAAATTGGAGCAGAGGCTCTGGGCAG GATGCTGGTTGTTAACCCACAGACTAAGACCTACTTCAGCCACTGGGTGGACCTGACTCCTGAATCCACACAGGTGAGGAAGCATGGAGCCACCATCATGGCGGCTGTTGGAGAAGCTGTGGGACTAATGGATGATCTTCCAGGAGCCCTCACCAAACTCAGCGAGCTGCATGCCTTCAAGCTCAGAGTGGACCCTGCCAACTTCAAG ATCCTGGCCCACAACATCATCCTGGTCATGGCCATGTACTTCCCCAACGACTTCACTGCTGAGGTGCACGTCTCCGTAGACAAGTTCCTGCAGAACTTGGCTCTGGCTCTGTCCGAGAGATACCGTTAA
- the LOC109634202 gene encoding hemoglobin subunit beta-1-like gives MVKWTDQERSTVRAVWEQVNIDEVGPDAFARVLIVYPWTERYFGSFGEIFTASAVLNNAKVAAHGRLVLRTLDASVKNMDNIKDTYAALSRLHYEKLHVDPDNFRLLADCITIAVACKLRSALDPQVQATWQKFLSAVVDALGSQYY, from the exons ATGGTGAAGTGGACAGACCAGGAGCGCAGCACGGTCAGAGCTGTTTGGGAACAAGTTAATATCGACGAGGTTGGACCGGACGCTTTTGCAAG AGTGTTGATCGTGTACCCCTGGACAGAACGTTATTTTGGTTCATTTGGTGAAATATTCACAGCGTCTGCTGTTTTGAACAATGCCAAAGTGGCAGCGCACGGCAGATTGGTGCTGAGGACACTGGATGCATCAGTGAAGAACATGGACAACATTAAAGATACATATGCTGCTCTGAGCCGGCTGCACTATGAAAAACTCCATGTGGATCCTGATAACTTCAGA CTCCTGGCAGACTGCATCACCATCGCCGTCGCCTGCAAACTCAGGAGTGCCCTGGACCCTCAGGTCCAAGCGACCTGGCAGAAGTTTTTGTCTGCTGTGGTAGATGCACTGGGGAGTCAGTACTACTGA
- the LOC109634201 gene encoding hemoglobin subunit beta-A-like, protein MVQWSACERAAISSLWGKIDVGEIGPQALTRLLIVYPWTQRHFSSFGNLSTNAAILGNEQVAEHGKTVMGGLERAVKNMDDIKNAYTKLSVMHSEKLHVDPDNFRLLAECISVCVAAKFGPSVFTADVQEAWQKFLAVVVSALGKQYH, encoded by the exons ATGGTCCAGTGGTCAGCTTGTGAGCGTGCCGCCATCAGTTCCCTGTGGGGAAAAATCGATGTGGGGGAGATTGGACCCCAGGCTCTGACCAG GCTTTTGATTGTATATCCGTGGACTCAGAGACACTTCTCATCATTTGGCAACCTGTCCACCAACGCCGCCATCCTGGGAAATGAGCAAGTCGCCGAGCATGGCAAGACAGTGATGGGAGGGCTGGAAAGAGCTGTGAAGAACATGGACGACATCAAAAATGCCTACACCAAGCTGAGCGTGATGCACTCTGAGAAGCTCCATGTGGATCCTGATAACTTCAGG CTTCTTGCTGAGTGCATCAGTGTGTGCGTGGCTGCCAAGTTCGGCCCCTCCGTCTTCACCGCTGATGTCCAGGAGGCCTGGCAGAAGTTCCTGGCTGTGGTTGTGTCCGCTCTGGGCAAACAGTACCACTGA
- the LOC109634203 gene encoding hemoglobin subunit alpha-like, translating to MSLSAKDKTLVKNLWAKAEGKVAEIGGEALGRMLVSSPQTKTYFSEWGTDLTPQNSQVKKHGGVIMGAVGMAVKNIDNLTAALSSLSELHAYKLRVDPSNFKILAHNIILVMAMYFPNDFTAEVHVSFDKFLNCLAWALSEKYR from the exons ATGAGTCTCTCAGCGAAAGACAAGACCCTGGTGAAAAACCTGTGGGCCAAAGCTGAGGGGAAGGTCGCTGAGATCGGAGGCGAGGCTCTGGGCAG GATGTTGGTGTCCTCCCCGCAGACCAAGACCTACTTCTCAGAGTGGGGGACTGATCTGACTCCTCAGAACTCTCAGGTGAAGAAACACGGAGGGGTGATCATGGGAGCCGTGGGCATGGCCGTGAAAAACATCGATAATCTCACCGCGGCCCTGAGCAGCCTCAGTGAGCTGCATGCCTACAAGCTGAGGGTGGATCCCTCCAACTTCAAG ATCCTGGCCCACAACATCATCCTGGTCATGGCCATGTACTTCCCCAACGACTTCACCGCAGAGGTCCATGTCTCCTTCGACAAGTTCCTGAACTGCCTGGCCTGGGCTCTGTCTGAGAAGTACCGCTAA
- the LOC138407858 gene encoding hemoglobin embryonic subunit alpha: MTSLTAKDKDTVKAFWAKISSKSQDIGADSLNRMLIVYPQTKTYFSHWKDLSPGSAQVLKHGVTIMGGVDYAVTKLDDLKAGLLNLSELHAFTLRVDPANFKILSHNILVVMAIMFPDDFTPEVHVSMDKFLAAVALALAEKYR, from the exons ATGACCAGTCTCACTGCTAAGGACAAGGATACAGTCAAGGCCTTCTGGGCCAAAATATCTTCAAAGTCCCAGGACATTGGTGCTGATTCTCTGAACAG GATGCTGATCGTGTACCCGCAGACAAAGACTTACTTCTCCCACTGGAAGGACCTGAGCCCCGGCTCTGCCCAGGTGTTGAAGCACGGAGTGACCATCATGGGTGGAGTTGATTATGCTGTGACCAAACTGGACGACCTGAAAGCAGGTCTTCTGAACCTCAGTGAGCTGCACGCCTTCACCCTGAGAGTGGACCCTGCCAACTTCAAG atcCTCTCCCACAACATCCTTGTGGTCATGGCCATCATGTTCCCGGATGACTTCACCCCTGAGGTCCATGTGTCTATGGACAAGTTCCTGGCTGCTGTGGCTCTGGCCCTGGCTGAGAAATACAGATAA
- the LOC138407857 gene encoding hemoglobin subunit beta-like — protein MVEWTDFERATIQDIFSKIKYEDVGPAALSRCLVVYPWTQRYFGNFGNLYNAAAIISNPLVAKHGTTILNGLDRAMKNMDNIKETYTELSVLHSEKLHVDPDNFKLLADCLTIVLAARMGADFSGEVQAALQKFLAVVVSSLGRQYH, from the exons ATGGTTGAATGGACAGACTTTGAGCGCGCCACCATCCAGGACATCTTCTCCAAGATTAAATATGAGGACGTGGGCCCCGCTGCTCTTTCCAG GTGTCTGGTTGTCTACCCCTGGACTCAGAGGTATTTTGGCAACTTTGGAAACCTCTACAACGCCGCTGCCATCATTTCAAATCCGTTAGTTGCAAAACACGGGACAACTATCTTGAATGGTCTGGACCGGGCTATGAAGAACATGGACAACATCAAGGAAACCTACACCGAGCTCAGTGTGCTGCACTCTGAGAAACTACACGTGGATCCTGACAACTTCAAG ctgctggCCGACTGCCTGACCATCGTGCTCGCTGCTCGGATGGGTGCAGACTTCAGTGGTGAAGTGCAAGCAGCTTTGCAGAAGTTCCTGGCTGTGGTGGTGTCCTCCCTGGGAAGACAGTACCACTAG